Proteins encoded together in one Chelonoidis abingdonii isolate Lonesome George chromosome 1, CheloAbing_2.0, whole genome shotgun sequence window:
- the LOC116838139 gene encoding suppressor of cytokine signaling 1-like, with amino-acid sequence MIRGRPDDLLNAHNNLFLPQRQQRRTPHAPVPSSLPTHYRAFRSCEWEVVERSLNILQASGFYWGPLSVSEAHAKLQQEPVGTYLVRDSSQRNCLFSVSVRMPAGPVSLRISFREGYFWLKDWFSDCVVRLLEMVVAGTQANPIHCDEMGGTPLVFSEPLCRNHGVVPML; translated from the coding sequence ATGATCAGAGGGAGGCCGGATGATCTACTGAACGCACACAATAACCTTTTTCTTCCACAAAGGCAGCAACGGAGAACTCCCCATGCTCCAGTTCCATCCAGTTTACCCACTCATTACCGGGCCTTCCGCAGCTGTGAGTGGGAGGTAGTGGAGCGATCGCTTAATATCCTGCAGGCCAGTGGCTTCTACTGGGGTCCCTTATCTGTGAGTGAAGCACACGCCAAGCTACAGCAGGAGCCGGTGGGGACCTATCTGGTGCGGGACAGCTCTCAAAGGAACTGCCTCTTCAGTGTGAGTGTTCGGATGCCAGCGGGCCCAGTCAGCCTCCGGATCTCCTTCCGGGAGGGCTACTTCTGGCTGAAGGACTGGTTCTCGGACTGTGTGGTTAGGCTGCTGGAGATGGTGGTGGCAGGAACCCAGGCCAACCCCATCCACTGTGATGAAATGGGGGGAACCCCCTTGGTGTTCTCTGAACCCCTCTGCAGGAACCACGGGGTTGTGCCCATGTTGTAG